CCGCTTACACGGAAAAAGGCGTTCTTCCCCCTTTGCGCTCCATGCTGCGCCAGGTGCCGTGCGTGATGGAAATGCAGACGGTGGAAATGCTCATGTCCCAGTTGCGCGAGGAAAAGGCCAAGGAAGCCTTCGTACTGAATGAATACGGAAAATTCGTGGGGCTGGTGACGCTGGAACGCCTGCTGGGTGAAATGGTGGGGGACATCGACGATGAATTCATCCGCTCCGGAGAAAAGGTGGAATACCTGCCTGACGGCTCCGTCAGAATTCCCGGAATGATGCGCGCCCACAAGGCGGAATGCCTGGTTCCCTTCCTGATGAACGGAGCCACGACGGTGGGCGGCTGCGTGATCAAGCACATGTCCTGCATTCCGAAGGAGGGGGACCGGCTGATCATCGCTGGGCGCGTGCTGGTGGTGGAAAAAATGGATCACAACCGTGTATCCTCCGTCCTGCTGCTTCCTCCTGAAAAAAAGGCGGAAGGTAAACCTGCCGTGGAAAGCGGGGTGGATATATGATGACGGTTCTCATTATTCTGCTGCTGATCGTTCTCAACGGGCTGTTTGTGGCTGCGGAATTCGCTCTGCTCGGCGCTCCCCGCGCGGCCCTGGAGCAGATGGCGGCCTCCGGAAACATGGTGGCGCGCCACATCACCCAGGTGCTGAAAACTCCCAGGCTCCAGGACCGCTACATTGCCACGGCCCAGCTCGGCATCACGTTTGCCAGCCTGGGGCTGGGCATGTACGGGGAGCATACCATGGCCGTATGGATTCAGGAATGGCTGGGCCGGTACGGGTGGGCTTCCTGGCTGGTGGCGCACGGTGCGGCCAGCGTCCTGTCCGTGGGCTTGCTGACGTATCTCCACATCGTTCTGGGGGAAATGGTGCCCAAGGCCCTGGCTCTTCAATACGCCACGAAGCTCTGCCTCATCATCACCATGCCCATGTACGTCATCCAGCTCTGCCTGTATCCTCTCGTGGTGGGCATGAACACGCTGGGCAACTTCTTCCTGGGACTTTTGGGGGTGGACAGGAATGAATCCAAATCTCACTACCATTCCGCGGAGGAACTCCAGTACATCATTGAGGAAAGTCATGAAAACGGCGCTCTGCCGGAAGAATCGGGCCGCATCATGGACTGCCTGTTTGACCTGGATGACTTGTATGTTCACCAGGTAATGACGCCGCGTGTCCGGATAGATGCCATTCCGGAAGGGGCGGACCATGAGCAAATCCGGGAAATCGTGCGCCGCACCCGCCGCACGCGCTACCCCGTTTACCGCGGGGACCTGGACCATGTGGTCGGGATGGTTCATGCCCGCGACCTGTTCCGGATCATGCTCCGGGGGGAATCTCTGGGGACCCAATACATTCATTCCATTCCGAAGGTCCCCAAAACCGTCAAATTTGACAATGTGGTGGAAATCATGCGGAGGGACAACGTGCGGCTGGCCATTATCCTGGACGAACACGGCGGCACTTCCGGCCTGCTCACCCTGACGGACGTATTTTCCGAGGTAATGGGCTGGGACCGCGGCCGCATCCGCGTTCTGACGGACCTGCCGCCGGACGCCGTGGGATTTTCCTGCGACGTGTCCGGCCTGGCCCGCATCGGCGAACTGGGGGAAGCCTTGGACATGGACTTGCAGAATGAGGAAATAGACACCGTGGGCGGTCTGGTCCTCAACCTGCTCCAGGCTCCGGCGCGGGAAGGCGATATTGTCGGCTACCTCGGTTTGGAATTCAAGGTGACCCGGACGGACAACGGAGGGGTGGAGCGGTGCGTCGTCACCCGGATTACCCCGCTGATGCGGGAAGAGGCGCTGGAAGGCGAGGAATAACTGTTCTTCGCCACTTTCTCTGCGTTTCCGGGGGATTTGCGTAAAAGTTCCTTGGTGGAGCGTCTATAATGTGGCAAGATATTCCCCGCCATGTCTGAAACTGAACCTTCCCGCGTTTCCAGCAAAAAGCCATCCGTGAAAAAATGGGTGGTTCTTATTGTCGTGCTGGGGGCGCTCGTGGGACTGGGAACCATGATGAAGGCATGGATGGAAAGACGGGCGGGAACAGGCGTCCAGCCGGCCGTATTTACGGGCGGCAGCGAGCACTGGGACCAGAATGAAGTTCCCGTTTCCATGCAGTGCGGCGCCTGCCATGAAAAGGAATTCAGGCAGTGGGCCGGTTCCGACCACGCCTGGGCGTTCCGCAAGCTGGGGGACCAGTGGGAATCCGAGGCTTTCCACAACATGAAGCTGAGCGCCCACGGCAGCGTTCTCCAATTTTCCACGGACGGGCAGGGACGTACCGTTCACGACGGACAGGCCAATACCTCGTGGCGGGCGGAATGGGCCACGGGACGCATCCCTCTGGTGCAGTACCTAGTCCCCGCGAAGGATGGCGGCTACCATACCCTCAGCGCCGCATGGGACGTGAACCGCAAGGAATGGTTCGATATCTTCGGCAAGGAAGTCCGCCAGCCCGGCGACTGGGGCCACTGGACGGGCCGCGGCATGAACTGGAACACCCAGTGCGCCTGGTGCCACATGTCCCTGTTCCATAAAAACTATGATCCCGTCAAGGACCGCTACGCCTCCACCTGGAAGGAACCCGGCGTCACCTGCATCCAGTGTCACGGCCCCCTGCTGGACAAGCCGGAGGCGGGAACGGGATGCATGATCTCCACCAAGAACAAGCTGACGCCTCAGCAGATTCACGACAACTGCGCTTCCTGCCATGCCCGGCGCGATGAATTCGACCATGATTTTGCCGTGGGGGACCGCTTTGACGACCATTTCCAGCTGGTGCTTCCCGTTCAGCCCGGCGTATTCTGGCCCAACGGCATGCAGAGGGACGAGGACTACTGTGAAACGGGGCTGCGCCTGAGCCGCATGGGCAAGGCGGGCGTCACCTGCCTGGACTGCCATGATCCGCATACCGGCACGCTCAAGCTTCCCCAGGAGGACAACACGCTCTGCATGAGGTGCCACGGTACGGGAGAGGCTGTCAACGGAGTGAAAGCCCCCGTCATTGACATCTCCAAACATACTCCGTGCCCGCAGTCCAGCATGGGCGCGCGGTGCGTGGAGTGCCACATGCCGGAAAGCCTGTACATGGCGCGCGACCCGCGCCGCGACCATTCGTTCAATTCCCCGGATCCGCTGCTGAGCGTGGAACTGGGCATCCCGAACGCCTGCACCATGTGCCACCGGGACAAGAGCAATGAATGGGCCGCGGAAGCGGTGAAAAAATATTACGGGCCGGACCCCAAAATGGCGAAATACAGGGATCGTACCAGGGCCGTGCAGCATGCGTATGAAGGCAAGGAGGATGTTCTGCCCCTGTTGATGGAATGCTTCAGGAAGGAGGAAGTGGGGGCATGGCGCGCCACGCTGCTGGACCTGATGGACTCCTGGGCTCATGAACCCGCCGTGCAGGAACTGGCTGCCGGAGCGGTGAATGATCCGGATGCCCTGACCCGTGCCGCCGCCGCCAAGGTAATGGGCCGCGCGAACAATCCTTCCGCCGGAAAACTTCTCAATGACCCTCTCAAGGTCGTGCGCCTGCAGGCGGAATGGGCCCTGCGGGATTCCCTGCCGCCGGACAGCCCCGGCATGAAGGAACTGACGGCGGCCGCACTGCACCAGGCGGACCAGCCCTCCGGGGCCATGAAGCTGGCGCAGATCGCCATCAGCCGGAAAGACGCCAGAGCGGCGGAACAATGGTTTGCCAAGGCATTGAAGTGGGATGCCACCTCCTCTGTCGTGCACCGGGACTACGCCGTATTCCTGGCATCCCAGGGCCGCAGCGGGGAAGCCGTGGAACAGATGAGGGAGGCGGTGCGGCTGGCTCCCCGGGACGCCAACCTGTGGTACCTGCTGGGCCTGGGCCAGATTGAAAACAATGACGAGCCGGGGGCGCTCCAATCCTTTGACGAGGCGCTCAAAATAGAACCCGCCTTCATCCGCGCCCTGTTCAACCGCGCCCTCCTCAATGAAAAGGTGGGACGTCTGGAACAGGCGATTCAGGATCTGGAAAACTGTTCCTCCCTGGACAAGGAAAACCCGGATATTCCCTTCACCCTGGCGGTCATGCTGTACCGCAACGGCCATTACCGGGATGCCGCCGCCGCCGCCGCGGAAACCCTGCGCCGGGAGCCGAGGCACGCACAGGCCAGACAAATTCTGGAATCAGCTTCTCGACACGGAAAATAAGATGTAGTATATCAATGTCATGTGTTTGAATTTTCCTTCTATTCGGACTCTGTTGGCGGGAGCGTTCCTGCTGGGCACTTCCCTCGGCTTTGCGGAATCTCAGGACTCTGCGGCGGACCCCTCCCTCCGCACCTGGACGAACAAGACTACGGGCACCACGGTGGAAGCGCGTCCCATAGCCCTGAACATGAAAACCGTCAAACTGGTGACCACGGCCAAAAAGCCCATCACTATGCCGTTGGAAAAACTTTCTGATGAAGACCGCACATGGCTGGAGGAGCACAAGGACGTTATCGGCAAGCCCCTTTCCGAATGGTCTTCCACACCGTCCGGACCGCTGGCCGAGGAAATGAAGGGGCAGACCTACATGCTGGAGGACGGCAAGCTCAAGAAAAAGGACGGCAAGCTGAACGCCAAATATTTCATTCTCTATTTCAGTGCAAGCTGGTGCGGCCCGTGCTGCCGTAATGCCCCGCACAGCGTGGAATCCTACAACAAGGTGGTGAAGGAAAACCCGGATGTGGAAGTCATCATGTGCAATCTGGACCAGAATCTGGAAGCTGCCCAGAAATGGGCCGCGGCCAACAACATGCCCTGGCCTGTCCTGCTGCGGAAGGACCTGACGGAAATGGCTAAAAAGGTCGCTCCGCGCGGTATTCCTACGATGGTTTTGATGGACAAGGACGGAAAAGCACTCCAGTCCTCCCAGAATATGGAACAGTTGGTGAAGGCGGCCGGTTCCTCCCGACCATCACGCTAGGCGCAAAAACTTTCCCGCCTTTTTGAAACGATGCCCGCAGTCCGTAAATCCCAGGCCGACCGTTCCGCGGAAACCAGCGGCAAAATTCTCCGCGCCGCACAAAAGCTTTTTGCCCGCAGCGGCTTTGACGGCGTGACCATGCGCGCCATCGCCTCGGAGGCCGGGGTGAACCTGGCTTCCATCGTTTATTACTTTGAAAACAAGGAAGGGCTTTATCTCTCCGTCTTCCGCCATTATGCGGAACCTCTGATGGAAGAACGCATGAAACTGCTGAAGGAGGCGGACAGGGAACCGTCCCTCAGGGCGTACGCCCGCGCATTCATTGAGCCTGCCTTCCGCATACTTCTGGACGAAAGCCTGGGCGGCCCGGACCATATGCGCCTGCTGTGGCGCCTGCCGCAGGAACCGGAATGCCTCGTTGAGAAAATCTATGACGAATTCTACGCCCCTGTCATCCGGGAAATGACGGAAAGGGTTCGCCAGATCTGTCCGTGGGGAGATGAACTTTCCCTGTCCTGGCATGTTCATATCATGAGCTCCATCTTTCATGCCACGCTGGGTAAATACGCCACGCGCCCCGACCTTCACGACAAGGAACCCTGGATGAAGGACCAGGACCGCATCCTGAAAATGATCGTGGACACGGCCGTGCTGCTCATTTCCCGTCCGGCTCTTTCTCCGGATAAAGAAGGGAACGCATAAAACCCTTTCTAGGCCTCTCCGAGCCGCCTCCTTACCGCCTCAACGGTTCCCGTGATGTCGGGATGCGTGAGCAGCCAGGAAACGATCACGGCCCTTGTCGCCCCGGCATCCAGAACGGCGGGAAGGGTGGCCTTATTGATGCCGCCGATGCAGAAGACGGGGAAATCCTCCGGAAGCTGCGCCTGCACGCCCGCAATGTGCTCCAGGCCGATCGCCTGCCTTCCCGGCTTGGTGCCTGTGGGAAACAGGGGGCCGAATCCTATGTAGTCCGCCCCCTCCCGGAAGCCGCCCAGCGCCTGTTCCGGGCTGTGGGTGGAGCGGCCTATGAGGGCGTCCGGCCCCAGCAGGCTCCGCGCGGCCTCCAGCTTCCCGTCTTCCTGCCCCAGATGCACCCCGTCTGCGCCGATGCTCCGGGCGACTTCCGGGTAGTCGTTGATGATGAAAAGACAGCCGTATTCCCGGCACAGGGGGGCAAGTTGGCGGCCCATGCGCTCTATATGCTCCGGGGCGTGGTTCTTCGCCCTGAGCTGAAGAATGCCCAGCCCTCCCGCCAGCAGTTTTTTTGAGACAGGTATCAGTTGATCTTCAGGTATGTATCCCAAATCCACAATGCCGTACAGGCGGCAGGCGGTGAGGCGTTCCATCCGGTTCATGCACGGGAATTGTACCGGATAAAATCATCCGGGCAAGACGCTTCCCAATCTTGACCGTAAAGGGCTGTGTGGTACACTCCCCCCATCGTGTCCCCCGCATTATATTCTGCTGCCAAAAGTTTGTTGTTCCAGTTGAATCCGGAAACTGCCCACAACCTGACGCTGTTCGGGTTGCGCATGGCTGAAAGGATGCGCGTTCTCCCCCTCCTGATGGGTGGCGTACCTTCCGATCCGGTGGAAATCCTGGGCATGAAATTCCCCAACAGGGTGGGCCTTGCCGCCGGGATGGACAAGGAGGCGGATACGGTCAGCGCCTTCGGCCAGGTGGGATTCGGCTTTGTGGAGGTGGGAACGCTGACGCCGCGCCCCCAGCCCGGCAACGACAAGCCCCGCCTGTTCCGCCTCATTCCCCAGCGTGCCATCATCAATAGAATGGGCTTCAACAATCACGGCATTGCCGCCGGCGTGGAAAACATCCGGGAGGCCACCCGCTTCAACGGGGTGCTTGGTGTCAACATCGGCAAAAACAAGGTGACGCCGAACGAAGATGCCGCCCAGGACTACCTGGCCTGCCTGAGAGCGGCGTGGCCCGTGGCGGACTACATTGCCATTAACTTCTCCTCCCCCAATACGCCGGGTCTGCGCGACCTCCAGGCGGCTGAGCCCGCCGCGCGCCTGCTGGCTTCCCTGAAATCGGAACAGGCGAACATGGCGGCGGAAACCGGGCGGCAGGTTCCCATCTTCATGAAAGTGGCTCCGGACGTCACGGACGAACAAATCACGGAACTCAGCCGGGTCTTTCTGGATGAAGGGCTGGACGGCCTGATCGCCACGAACACTACGCTTTCCCGCACCGGCGCGGAAAACAGTCCGCGCAGGGAGGAAGCGGGCGGCCTCTCCGGTGCACCCCTCACGGCACGTTCCACGGAAGTAATCGGGGCCTTTGCCTCGGAATTGAAAGGCCGCATCCCGATCATCGGCGTAGGCGGCATCATGAGCGGGGCGGATGCCGTCGCCAAAATCAAGGCCGGCGCCAGTCTGGTCCAACTGTATACGGGCTTCATCTACCGGGGCCCCAACCTGATCCGGGAATGTGTGGAAGCCATGAAGGCGGAATGCCCCGTAAACTCCTGAACCCCTCACCCTGCACAGACCCTGATTCATGGCGGACACCTTCGTACACCTCCACAACCACACGGAATACTCCCTTCTGGACGGCGCCGTCCACATCAAGGACCTCATTGCGGAATGCTCCCGCATGGGAATGCCCGCCGTCGCCGTCACGGATCACGGCAACCTCTTTGGAGCCATTGAGCTGGTCATGGAGACCAACAGCCTCAACAAATCCGCGGAAGCCTGGAACAAGGAACACCCGGAAGGCCCATGGAAACAGCCCGTGAAGCCTATCTTCGGCTGTGAAGTGTACCTCTCCCCCACGCCCATCGGCGTGAAAAAGCAGCTTCCCGGCCGGCGCAAATACACACACCTTCTTCTTCTGGCGGAAAATGAAACGGGCTGGCAGAACCTGGTCAAGATGGTCTCCCGCTCCCATCTGGAAGGCTTCTACTACAAGCCGCGCGTGGACATGGAAACCCTGCGGGAATTCCATGAGGGCCTCATCTGCTGCACGGCGTGCCTTGCCGGGCCCCTCAATGAATGGCTGCTCAACGACCAGCCGGAAAAGGCGGAAGAAGCCCTGCTGGCCCTGAAAGATGTCTTCGGGGAGAACAACATCTTTGTGGAATTGCAGGACCACGGCATGGAGGAACAGAAAAAGTGCCTTCCGGAACTGGTGCGCATCGCCCGCAAAACCGGAACGCCCATCCTGGCCACCAATGACGTTCATTTCCTGAAAAGGGAGGACCATGACATGCACGATGCGCTCATCTGCATAGGCACCAACGAAAAACTGGCCTCCCCCAAGCGCATGCGCTACTCCACGGAAGTTTACCTCAAATCCCCGGAGGAAATGAGGGAAGTATTCAAGGACTATCCGGACGCGCTGGAAAACACGCTGAAAATCGCGGAGCGCTGCAATGTCACGATCAAGCTGGACTCCACCAGCACGGAAAAATACCCCGAATTCGGCACGCCGGACGGCTCCACACGCGAGGAATACCTGCGCAAGGTGTGCTACAAGGGACTGGAAGAACGGTACGGCAAGGAGCGCGTGGCCGCGGACAAGGAACTGTGCGCCCGCCTGGACTATGAACTGGGTATCATCAACCAGTTGAAGTTCGCTTCCTACTTCCTGATTACGGCGGACTTCATCAACTGGGCGAAGGACCACGATATTCCCGTGGGGCCCGGCCGCGGTTCCGCCGCCGGCTCTCTGGTGGCGTACGCCATGAAAATCACGAACATCGACCCGTTGCGCTTCGGCCTCATCTTTGAACGCTTCTTGAATCCGGAGCGCGTGAGCCCGCCGGATATCGACATTGACTTCTGCCAGACGCGCCGTCCGGAGGTGATTGACTACGTACGGCAGAAATACGGGGAGCGCGCCGTGTCCCATATCATCACGTACGGCACCATGGGCGCCAAATCCGTTCTCAGGGACGTGGCGCGCGTGATGGACATGTCTTATGCCGACGGCGACCGCATCTCCAAGCTGATTGAAACGGGGCCCAAGGTGACGCTGCAATCCAGCTATAAAAGCAATGAGGAACTGCGCGACCTTATTGCGTCCGATGAAGCGTACACGGAACTCTGGGGGTACGCGACCCGCCTGGAGGGCCTGATACGCAACGTGGGCGTGCACGCCGCAGGCGTCGTTATCGGTGACCGTCCCCTGGACGAACACGTGGCCCTGACCCGTGACGACCTTTCCGATCCCCACGCCGCCGTCGTCGCCCAGTGCGACATGAGCGCCATTTATGAAGTGGGGCTGTTGAAAATGGACTTTCTGGGGCTGAAAACCCTCACCGTCATGCACGACGCGGAGGAATACGCCCGCTGGCGCGTTCCGGAATTCAGACTGGACGACGTGCCCCTGGACGACCGTGAAACACTGGACCTGCTCAACAGGGGGGACACGATGGGTGTGTTCCAGTTGGAATCCGGCGGCATGGTGGATACCTGCCGGAGGTATGGCATCCAGAAAATTGAAGACATCATTGACTTGCTGGCCCTGTACCGTCCGGGAGCCATGCAGTTCATGGATGAAATGATCGAGGTCAAGAAGGGCATCCGGAAGGTGGAATATGAACACCCCCTGCTGGAGCAGGTCAGCGGAGAAACTTACGGCGTGATGATCTACCAGGAACAGGTGCAGGCCGCGGCCAAGCTGCTGGCGGGCTACACGCTCGGCGGCGCCGACCTTCTGCGGCGCGCCATGGGTAAGAAAGACCCCGCGAAAATGGCCAAGGAAAAGGCCCACTTTGTGGAAGGATGCTGGAAAACCAACCAGATTGACGAAAAAACGGCCACGGCCATCTTTGACAAAATTGAAAAATTCGCCGGGTACGGGTTCAACAAATCCCACTCCGCCTGCTACGGCCACATCTCCTACTGGACGGCCTATCTCAAGGCCCACTTCCCCGTGGAATTCCTCTGCGGCCTGATGTCCAATGAAGTGAATAACGACAAAATCGGCGTGTTCATCCAGGAGGCCAACCGCATGGGCATTGAAATCCTGCCGCCCAACGTGAACAAATCCATGCTCAAATTCACTCCTGAAGAAACGCCTTCCGGCAAGCTGGCCGTGCGCTACGGCCTGGCCGCCATCAAGAACGTGGGTGAAGGCGCCATGCAGATTCTTCTGGAAGAGCGGAACAGGAACGGGGAATTCACCAGCATGGAGGACATCTGTAACAGGCTGGACTCCAAATCCGTCAACAAGAAAATTCTGGAATCCCTGATTCGCGCTGGTGCGCTGGACTGGACGCTGGAACCGCGTTCCGTCATGTTCGAGCGCGTGGACCTGGCCCTCAGCGGCGCCTCCCAGGTGCACAAGGACAAGGCGCTGGGGCAGGGCTCCCTATTTGACATGACCTTTGAGGCCCCCAGGGTAAAAGATGAGCCTCCCGTTCCGGAATGGCCCAAGGAACAGCGCATGACTGATGAAAAAGACTTGCTGGGCGCCTACTTCTGCGGGCACCCCTTGGATTCCATGCGCGGTGTCATTGATGCGGAAAAATACACGCGCATCGGCCTCATAGACTCCCTGGAATCCCACGAACTCAAGCAGAAGCACCAGATTGCCGGCATGGTGCGCTCTGTCATTCCCAAAATCAGCAAGGCGGGAAGGAAATTCGCCATCCTGACCCTGGAAGACTTTACCGGAAGCGTGGAAGTGCTTCTGTGGTCGGACGTCTATGAAAAAGCCCTGGAAATGGAAGGCGGCCTGGAACCCGGCGTCTTCGTGGCCGTGCGCGCCAACATCCGGGAGGACGACCGCACCTCCTCCAAGAGCGTGGCCGCCCAGGGCATTGACCCGCTGGGCGGGAAAAAGCGCAGAACCAAATCCGGAGACCAGGGGCCGCTGAACATCATTGTCAGTCCCCTGCGCCACACCAGGGAAAACTTGGAACATATCCGGAACATCCTGAAAAAATATCCTGGCCGCGGCAAGGTCAACCTCACCATCAAGGACAGCCTGGGGCACAGCCGGATTCTGGAGCTGGACGAGCAATTCCGCGTCAACCGCTGTGCCGCGCTGGAAACGGAACTCTCCATGTACAACTGAAAAACCTGAATTCGTGAAAAAGGAACCGCATGTATTTCCGGAATCGGCCCGTTTGAAATTCCGGGCGTGGGAGGAAGCGGACTGGCCCTTTTTTGCGGCCATGAACGCCAGCCCCCTGGTGATGCGCTTCTTCCCTTCCGTGTTGACGGAGGAGGAATCCCGCTCCATGTGGGACCGCATGCGGGCAGAGCTGGATGAAAAGGGCTATGGCCTGTATGCCGTGGAGCTTAAATCCTCCGGCGCCCTCATCGGCCTTCTGGGCTTCCATTGGGTGGAATTTGAGGCGGAATTCACCCCCTGCGTGGAAATAGGCTGGCGGCTGGTGCCGGAAGCCTGGGGGTATGGTTATGCCACGGAAGGAGCCGTGGCGTGCCTGGAATACGGATTTTCCCGCCTGGGATTTGACCGGGTGTACTCCTTCGCCGCCTGTGTGAACCATCCTTCACAAGCCGTGATGCGGCGCGCCGGAATGAAAAAAACGGCGGAATTCAACCATCCGAAAGTGTCTGCGTCCTCTCCTCTCCATCCGCACGTTTTATACATGCTGGAAGCTCCATGCAAATAATGGGGAAAGACGGTTTATTCCCGGGGAAGACCCTTCGGAAATAAAAAAGGCAGCCGTGGGGGCATGGCGGCCATCCGAGTGCAAGAGGACCTCCGGTGGCTTTGACTTCCCAGTCTGCCGGGCGTGAACGGAGCATTCCTCCATGTGAAAAAGACGGATTCCCTTTTCGCGTTTCTTCCGGCCATTCCCTCCGGAGGAATGAAAACTCCACCGTTTTTCAGAGCAAACCTGTTAAACCAATCTCATGTATAAAACAGGGTACGGATTACCTTGTTCGTCGTGATCCGTTCTTTTGTAAACCTGGAATCCCATGTGTTCGTAAAATCCCTTGGCCTGCGGATTTTGTTCGTTGACTCCCAGTGTATTGATAGCGAAATTCTGCATACCGTACTGAAGCAGCTTCCTTCCCAATCCCCGCCCCGTTTCTTCCGGAGAAATAAACAGCATTTCCAGCTTTTGCCCCTCTATCCCCATGAACGCTGCGGGAACGCCCTGGCCATTCTCTGCGACAATCAAATGAGAAATATCTCTCAATGCTTGAGGAACATATTTTTTGATATCTTCCATATCCGCTTCTGCCAGAAAAAAATGCGTTGCCCTGACCGAGTTTTCCCAGACGTTCAGGAGCTGTTCCAGCAACAGGGAATCCCTGTCTTCCATGTCGGCTATCCTTATATTCATACCGCGTCCAATTTTGATTAATTAAGTACTCCTCATTTGCCAAAGGCGCAACTGCTGAATTTTCCACCATTCTAATTTCCGCATATAACCATGTCAAACGGACCCTGCCGCGCCATGGTTTCATGCCGCTATTCATAAACGTTCTGACAGTATTTGTGGAACTGGCGGTTTTGCTTGCGGGGGCGCATGGAAAATCAAACGGGATGCAGTTCCATAGGAGCTGCATCCCGGTGATTCGGGGTTGGGGCTGTGGGCCTGGGAGGAAGCACTCTCCCAGCCCCGTTGTTTGCGACTTAGAAGGCGTAGCTTACCCCGGCGTTGACCCGGTGGTAGGTTGACTTGCTTCTGCCTTCAAATTCATAACCGCCGTAGGCCGTCCACCGCGGATTGATGACCACAGTGCTGTTGTAATTGACGCGCACGGCGTTGCGGTCCGGGCGGGACCCCCTGGCAGTCCAGGAAAAATCGTTCATCAGGCGTCTGGCGCGGGTTTCCGGATTGTCGCGGACCACGTCGGGAACGTAGCTCACGGCCAGGCTGTTCACCCACAGGACTCCGTTGCTGAATTGCAGGGACTTGCTGATTCC
This genomic stretch from Akkermansia biwaensis harbors:
- a CDS encoding GNAT family N-acetyltransferase → MKKEPHVFPESARLKFRAWEEADWPFFAAMNASPLVMRFFPSVLTEEESRSMWDRMRAELDEKGYGLYAVELKSSGALIGLLGFHWVEFEAEFTPCVEIGWRLVPEAWGYGYATEGAVACLEYGFSRLGFDRVYSFAACVNHPSQAVMRRAGMKKTAEFNHPKVSASSPLHPHVLYMLEAPCK
- the dnaE gene encoding DNA polymerase III subunit alpha — its product is MADTFVHLHNHTEYSLLDGAVHIKDLIAECSRMGMPAVAVTDHGNLFGAIELVMETNSLNKSAEAWNKEHPEGPWKQPVKPIFGCEVYLSPTPIGVKKQLPGRRKYTHLLLLAENETGWQNLVKMVSRSHLEGFYYKPRVDMETLREFHEGLICCTACLAGPLNEWLLNDQPEKAEEALLALKDVFGENNIFVELQDHGMEEQKKCLPELVRIARKTGTPILATNDVHFLKREDHDMHDALICIGTNEKLASPKRMRYSTEVYLKSPEEMREVFKDYPDALENTLKIAERCNVTIKLDSTSTEKYPEFGTPDGSTREEYLRKVCYKGLEERYGKERVAADKELCARLDYELGIINQLKFASYFLITADFINWAKDHDIPVGPGRGSAAGSLVAYAMKITNIDPLRFGLIFERFLNPERVSPPDIDIDFCQTRRPEVIDYVRQKYGERAVSHIITYGTMGAKSVLRDVARVMDMSYADGDRISKLIETGPKVTLQSSYKSNEELRDLIASDEAYTELWGYATRLEGLIRNVGVHAAGVVIGDRPLDEHVALTRDDLSDPHAAVVAQCDMSAIYEVGLLKMDFLGLKTLTVMHDAEEYARWRVPEFRLDDVPLDDRETLDLLNRGDTMGVFQLESGGMVDTCRRYGIQKIEDIIDLLALYRPGAMQFMDEMIEVKKGIRKVEYEHPLLEQVSGETYGVMIYQEQVQAAAKLLAGYTLGGADLLRRAMGKKDPAKMAKEKAHFVEGCWKTNQIDEKTATAIFDKIEKFAGYGFNKSHSACYGHISYWTAYLKAHFPVEFLCGLMSNEVNNDKIGVFIQEANRMGIEILPPNVNKSMLKFTPEETPSGKLAVRYGLAAIKNVGEGAMQILLEERNRNGEFTSMEDICNRLDSKSVNKKILESLIRAGALDWTLEPRSVMFERVDLALSGASQVHKDKALGQGSLFDMTFEAPRVKDEPPVPEWPKEQRMTDEKDLLGAYFCGHPLDSMRGVIDAEKYTRIGLIDSLESHELKQKHQIAGMVRSVIPKISKAGRKFAILTLEDFTGSVEVLLWSDVYEKALEMEGGLEPGVFVAVRANIREDDRTSSKSVAAQGIDPLGGKKRRTKSGDQGPLNIIVSPLRHTRENLEHIRNILKKYPGRGKVNLTIKDSLGHSRILELDEQFRVNRCAALETELSMYN
- a CDS encoding GNAT family N-acetyltransferase, which produces MEDRDSLLLEQLLNVWENSVRATHFFLAEADMEDIKKYVPQALRDISHLIVAENGQGVPAAFMGIEGQKLEMLFISPEETGRGLGRKLLQYGMQNFAINTLGVNEQNPQAKGFYEHMGFQVYKRTDHDEQGNPYPVLYMRLV